Proteins from one Mytilus galloprovincialis chromosome 11, xbMytGall1.hap1.1, whole genome shotgun sequence genomic window:
- the LOC143051325 gene encoding uncharacterized protein LOC143051325, producing the protein MNAGAVLTILMLIFGTIGNVISMVVLCRSGFRNLVSAVYLRCLTIVDLIVLYTGLVRKIIFFLLGIDIRLYFPAICGTHMWLTYVSLQCSAWIRIAFTIQRLFCIWLPYGSRYRFTKRAASIKIFIVALFIALLNSHTIYGRVTVFYPLFNSTSCDYVTDDYSIFFEVYWSIIDFCLYSAFPSVFMLIGNMLIIIKVIKSRKGIQRNSSSRTNSSSRNSNFSSMTIILIMLNIFFIIFTSPSGIILITIGNSMEYEDDNLIWRLFDIFDVVSYLDNSLNFVLYCLSGSLFRQEVIKLFCPRRRSIRDVKESHEMHI; encoded by the coding sequence ATGAACGCGGGAGCAGTACTTACAATTCTTATGTTGATATTTGGAACCATCGGTAATGTTATTTCAATGGTAGTATTGTGTAGAAGTGGATTTCGTAATCTCGTAAGCGCCGTGTATTTACGATGTTTGACGATAGTAGATTTAATAGTGTTGTATACTGGTCTCGTgcgaaaaattatatttttcctCCTTGGTATTGACATTAGATTATACTTTCCCGCCATTTGTGGTACACACATGTGGCTGACGTATGTCTCACTGCAATGTTCTGCATGGATAAGAATTGCATTTACAATTCAGAGATTATTTTGCATATGGCTTCCGTATGGATCACGTTACCGTTTTACAAAACGAGCTGCCAGTATAAAAATTTTCATTGTAGCATTGTTTATAGCCTTACTAAACAGTCATACCATATATGGTAGGGTCACTGTTTTTTATCCGCTGTTCAATAGCACTTCTTGTGATTATGTAACCGATGACTATTCTATTTTTTTTGAAGTTTATTGGTCAATAATAGACTTTTGCTTATATTCTGCTTTTCCTTCTGTGTTTATGCTAATTGGAAATATGCTAATAATTATTAAAGTAATCAAATCTAGAAAAGGTATCCAACGAAACAGTTCCAGCAGAACCAACAGTTCGTCCAGAAATTCAAACTTTTCGTCAATGACAATTATTttgataatgttgaatatcttctttattattttcacgTCGCCATCTGGCATCATACTGATTACAATTGGAAATTCAATGGAATATGAAGATGACAATTTGATTTGGCGATTATTTGACATATTTGATGTTGTATCCTATTTAGACAACTCTTTAAACTTTGTGTTGTATTGTTTAAGTGGCTCCCTCTTTCGACAAGAAGTAATCAAATTATTTTGTCCTCGTCGGAGAAGTATCCGAGATGTTAAAGAGTCTCATGAAAtgcatatttaa